One Malania oleifera isolate guangnan ecotype guangnan chromosome 10, ASM2987363v1, whole genome shotgun sequence genomic region harbors:
- the LOC131165696 gene encoding putative serine/threonine-protein kinase-like protein CCR3: protein MTTTLFPSFVAVAFLVAVFSPAALVNGLGSGGTFAVSYGSGTVCGIVAEQFYRRIECYRQGEVISVEPERSFTAIAGGRNGFCALRSGGYSLLCWDNIGSSNSNFRPKMIYYSNTVLLEDIAIGDDQVCGIVNGTGAVVCVRGGSPKGVYQFESISSGLGFSCGILKNSKRVRCWGGNLIGSQIEEQFGNVSMLSIVAGGTHACGLDATGILICKGSNNSGQLNAPSGSAKEFSGLALGADHGCAIRQPDGSVVCWGGGGAYSGYSTDGVSFVSIVAGLNFTCGLTTRNLSIICWGPGWPDQSASSLDLPLQKILPGRCVQSNCSCGIYPQSESLCYGAENICVPCISQNSMPPSPALQPAPASPPSSSPSKALSRGLLAFAIVGSVGCFAGICTIIYCLYMGICCGNKKIHNSVQPTITGGNSNNAPGSNHSPPSRSCTIRRQGSRIMRRQRSGTSAKHTDRAEEFALSELAAATNHFSLENKIGAGSFGVVYRGKFADGREVAIKRGETSTKTKKFQDKESAFESELAFLSRLHHKHLVRLVGFCEEKDERLLVYEYMKNGALHDHLHDKNNVEKNSSILNSWKMRIKVSLDAARGIEYLHNYAVPPIIHRDIKSSNILIDANWTARVSDFGLSLMGPESGRDFQPAKAAGTVGYIDPEYYGLNVLTAKSDVYGLGVVLLEVLTGKRAIFKEGDTPVSVVDYAVPAIIAGELGKVLDKRVGVPELNEGEAVELVAYTAMHCVYMEGRERPSMTDIVANLERALALCDDSHGSISSGTITIVSE from the coding sequence ATGACGACGACGTTGTTTCCATCCTTCGTCGCCGTTGCTTTTCTCGTTGCCGTTTTCTCTCCGGCGGCATTAGTTAATGGGTTGGGCTCCGGCGGCACCTTCGCCGTAAGCTACGGCTCCGGCACGGTCTGCGGCATCGTGGCAGAGCAATTCTACAGGAGGATTGAGTGTTACAGGCAGGGTGAGGTCATCTCCGTGGAGCCCGAAAGATCCTTCACGGCAATCGCTGGCGGCCGGAACGGCTTCTGCGCGCTGAGGTCCGGCGGGTACAGCTTGCTTTGCTGGGACAACATCGGCTCCTCTAACAGCAATTTTCGACCCAAGATGATTTACTACAGCAATACGGTTCTATTGGAAGATATTGCAATTGGGGATGATCAAGTTTGTGGGATTGTGAACGGTACCGGGGCGGTAGTATGCGTGAGGGGTGGTTCGCCGAAAGGGGTTTATCAGTTCGAGTCAATCTCATCTGGGTTGGGGTTTTCTTGCgggattttaaaaaattctaagagggTTCGGTGTTGGGGCGGCAATCTGATTGGGAGCCAGATTGAAGAGCAGTTTGGGAATGTTTCAATGTTGAGTATTGTGGCAGGGGGCACTCATGCTTGTGGATTAGACGCTACAGGGATTTTGATCTGTAAGGGAAGTAATAATTCCGGGCAGCTGAATGCACCTTCTGGTTCGGCGAAGGAGTTTTCAGGGCTGGCCCTTGGTGCCGACCATGGTTGCGCGATTCGTCAACCGGACGGATCGGTGGTTTGTTGGGGCGGCGGAGGTGCGTATTCCGGCTATTCGACGGATGGCGTTTCGTTCGTCTCGATTGTCGCGGGTTTGAATTTCACTTGCGGATTAACTACGAGGAATTTGTCTATAATTTGTTGGGGACCCGGGTGGCCTGATCAGTCTGCCTCTAGTCTCGATCTTCCATTGCAGAAGATTCTTCCAGGGCGGTGCGTTCAATCTAATTGTAGTTGCGGTATTTATCCTCAATCCGAATCCCTATGTTATGGCGCTGAGAATATATGTGTGCCTTGCATATCGCAAAATTCAATGCCACCGTCTCCGGCTTTGCAGCCGGCGCCAGCTTCTCCCCCTTCATCATCTCCGTCCAAAGCTTTATCGAGGGGATTATTAGCCTTCGCCATTGTTGGATCAGTCGGATGTTTTGCAGGAATCTGCACAATAATTTATTGCTTGTACATGGGAATTTGCTGCGGTAACAAGAAAATTCACAATTCGGTTCAACCCACAATCACCGGTGGCAATTCCAACAATGCCCCAGGATCCAACCACAGCCCACCGTCGAGATCGTGCACCATTCGCCGCCAGGGTTCGAGAATCATGCGCCGCCAGAGGAGCGGAACCTCGGCGAAGCACACAGACAGGGCGGAAGAATTCGCCCTGTCTGAGCTCGCCGCGGCTACCAACCACTTCTCTCTGGAGAACAAAATCGGCGCCGGAAGCTTTGGCGTCGTCTACCGAGGCAAGTTCGCCGACGGCCGCGAGGTCGCGATCAAACGAGGCGAGACGAGCACGAAGACGAAGAAGTTTCAGGACAAAGAGAGCGCCTTCGAGTCAGAACTAGCGTTCCTCTCACGCCTCCACCACAAGCACTTGGTGAGGCTCGTCGGGTTCTGCGAAGAAAAGGACGAGAGGCTCCTGGTCTACGAGTACATGAAGAACGGCGCTCTGCACGATCATTTACACGACAAGAACAATGTGGAGAAGAACAGCAGTATTCTCAATTCCTGGAAGATGAGGATCAAAGTGTCGTTGGACGCCGCTCGCGGAATCGAGTACCTCCACAATTACGCAGTCCCGCCTATAATTCACAGAGACATTAAGTCCTCGAACATTCTGATCGACGCAAATTGGACGGCCAGAGTGTCGGATTTCGGGCTGTCGCTGATGGGTCCGGAGTCGGGCCGGGATTTTCAGCCGGCGAAGGCCGCGGGGACGGTGGGGTACATTGACCCGGAGTACTACGGGCTAAATGTGCTGACGGCGAAGAGCGACGTTTACGGGCTGGGGGTGGTTTTGCTGGAGGTGTTGACGGGGAAGAGGGCGATATTCAAGGAGGGGGATACGCCGGTGAGCGTGGTGGACTACGCGGTGCCGGCGATAATAGCGGGGGAGCTGGGGAAAGTGCTGGACAAGAGGGTGGGGGTGCCGGAGCTTAACGAGGGGGAGGCGGTGGAGCTGGTGGCGTACACGGCGATGCACTGCGTGTACATGGAGGGGAGGGAGAGGCCGAGCATGACGGACATTGTGGCTAATTTGGAGCGGGCGTTGGCTCTGTGCGACGACAGCCATGGCAGCATCTCTAGTGGGACAATCACCATTGTCTCGGAGTGA